TATGCTTATGGATTGGAAGAAGGAGAGGTTATAATTTGCTGTAATGTAGGTGAAAGCCCTCTAAAAGTTACAATGCAGTTTATAGACTATGGTAAGCAGTATAATCCATTAGAAAATGAAGATCCAGATATTTCATTAAATGCCGAGGAAAAGGAAATTGGCGGGCTTGGAATTTTCCTTATAAAAAAGAATGTAGATGATATTTCGTACAGATACTGTGATGGAAAGAATATTTTGACCATCCAAAAGAAATTAAATGATTTTTAAATACGGATTAAAAAGTGCAATTTAATTTTTTCAGCAGGACTTCTCTATAAATCAGCAGGCACATTAGAGAGATTAAAATGAAGAATTTAGAGAATATTAAATCAAAAGTCATATTACTTGCCCTCTGCAGTGCTGTTATATTTATTATGAAGTTTATTTTTCATTATTTCTTTCCAGGGATCCCAATATCTGAATTAGGCCCTGCCAGTGCACTACCTCCTGTATTGGGCCTGATGTTTGGAGTATGGGGTGCAGCAGGGGTAGCGATTGGATATTCTGTATCTGAATTGGCGGCAGGTTCATCCCCTGAGATTTATGGTATAAGCTTTTTTATACAATTTTTATACGCATATATTCCTTACAAGTTGTGGTACACGTTGAACTGGGACGAAACAACCACTTTGCCTAGATTAGACACGGTTAAACATCTGGTAAAGTTTGTAGTAATCATGTTTATAAATGCTGCCGTTATGGCAGGACTGCTTGGATTTTTAATGGATGGATTGGGCTTGTATGATCTGGTTTCTTTGACCACGTTGATATTTGCTGTCAACAACTTCGATTTTTCCATAATGTTCGGGACCCTGATCCTTATTGGGGCTAATTTCTATGGTATTTCGATGTATAAACCAAAAAAGGTAAAGAAAACAAGAGTACCGCCTAAAATATTTGATTTAATAGCAGTGCTGGTTGTTGTAATTAGTATTGGGAACGGTATTTATTCTGCATTCACTGATCCGAATATATGGGGATGGATTGCAGGAGTTATAACTTATTCATTGGTTTTAATCTATGTTTTCAGGCCAATTACCAGTGAAATAAGGGAAAGGGCAACTGAAATAAAAATGTCTTTAACAGAAAACTTAATTGTAATTTTTATCATTATGGGGGCAATTATTGCAATATTAACTGGAATAAGGTCTCTTTTCATAGTTTCAGCGATGACTAACCTGCAGTTTTGGGATTCTGTATATTTAAATATTACATTAATCCTTTCTGTTTTTTATATTGCGTCCATTGCATTTTTGTGGTATATAGAAAGGAATATTTCCACGCCAATAGAGTCCATATCGGATATTGTAAAAAATTATGTCAGTGATTCGGGTGGAATAAGAAACAACGATGCTATCATCTCAAAATGTGAACAGTATACAGCTCAAAAAAGTGAAGTAGGAATTTTAGCGGCTTCTTTTCAAAAAATGGCAATGGACCTTGAAATTTATGTGAAAAACCTTAAAAGTGTCACCGCTGAAAAAGAAAGGATCAACACGGAGCTGAACGTTGCAAAAAAAATACAGGAAGATATGCTGCCTCGTAAATTCCCGGCTTTTCCTGAAAGAAATGAATTCGATGTTTATGCCATGAATATACCTGCAAAGGAAGTTGGCGGGGATTTTTATGATTTCTTTTTAATAGATGAAGGCCATCTGGCAATTGTAATTGCAGATGTCTCTGGAAAGGGAGTACCTGCGGCGCTGTTTATGGTAGTTGCAAAGACGTTGATTAAAAACCATGCACAGCTTGGAAAAAGTCCTGCAGAAGTATTTACGGCAGTTAATAATCAGTTGTGCGAAGGAAATGATGAAAACATGTTTGTAACCGCGTGGATGGGTATTCTAGAAATTGAAACTGGTAAGTTTACCTATGTTAATGCGGGCCATAACCCTCCATTGCTAAAACATGCAGGTAAAAATTATGTTTGGCTCAAATCAAAGCCGGGATTTGTTCTGGCAGGTATGGAAGATATCAATTACCATCAAAATGCAATCGCACTGGAACCTGGGGATAGGGTCTATTTATATACTGACGGCGTAACAGAAGCCAGCAACATTAATGATGAATTATTTGGGGATTCCCGTTTACTGCAAATTATGAATGATAAAAAGGATATAGGCCTTAAAGAATTAGTTTCCTATGTTAAAGAAAAAGTTGATGTTTTTGCAGGGGAAAGGGAGCAGTTTGATGATATAACAATGCTTGTTATGGAATATAAAAAATAATTTTTGAGTTAATTTTGGGCGAAATATAATCTTTAAATTAATTTTTAGAAAAATAGAATTTTAATTTTTAGAATTTAGAAATTGTATAAGAAAATAAAATTTGTCCTGGATTGTGAGTTTAAGTGCCGGGGGCGGGATTCGAACCCGCGGCCTCACGGTATCCCAGGAAAAAGTCAGAGCACTGCTTAAATACCCTATGAGCCGTGCGCTCTAACCAACTGAGCCACCCCGGCGTGGCTTATCCTACATTATTTTTCATATAATTTAAAGTTTTCGCTGGCATAGAAATTGTTGAAATTTTATTATACTTTATTTATGTTCTTATTTCATTATTTCTTTTATTAAAATTAAATATTTAATTATTGAATTTAATTTTAGATTAATTTAATTGTTTATTGAAAATTTTTTTAGTCTTGATTATCAATAATTGGAAGCCTCTAAGGACTTATATTTTGAAAAGTTGAGGATTAACCTTTAAATGGCATAAATTTAAATATTTATCTTTAAGATGTTTAAACTCAAATAAATTAAAAAACGTTACAATTATTGCACTGGTTTGGTGGAATGTATGTTTCATGTTGCTGAAGAAAATGAAATTATGGATGGTAAGGTCACTGATGTATATTTTAACAGGACTCTGGAAATTCTTAAACAGAAAGACGTTAACTGCAGGGTCAAAGCAGAATTTGCTGCCAAAAGTTTACCTGAAGGGTATGAATGGGCAGTTTTAGCAGGTTTAGAAGAAGTTATTAACCTTTTAAAAGACCTGCCTGTAAATGTAAGGGCCATGAAGGAAGGAACAATTTTCTATCCTAACCAACCTGTGCTGGAAATAGAGGGTAACTATCAAGATTTCTGTGTTTATGAAACTGCCATACTGGGGCTTTTATGTCAGGCCACGGGCATTGCAACTAAAGCTGCGAGGTATAAAAAATTGGCAGGGGAACGTTTGGTAATGAGTTTCGGCGCTCGGAGGATGCATCCTGTAATTGCACCTATGATAGAAAGGAGCGCTTATATTGGGGGATGCGACGGAGTTTCAGTCATCAAAAGTGGAGAAATCGTAGGGGAAGACCCTTTAGGAACTATTCCTCATGCCTTGGTGATCTGCATTGGTTCTACGGTAGAATCCATAAAAGCTTTTGATGATGTTATAGATCCCAGTGTCAATCGAGTGGCACTTATTGATACATTCAACGATGAAAAGTTCGAATGCTTGAACGTTGCAGAAGCAATGGGAGAAAAACTTTATGCAGTACGTTTTGACACCCCTTCTTCAAGACGGGGGGATTTTTACCGTATTCTTGAAGAAGCGAGATGGGAACTGGACTTAAGAGGTTTCGGCAGTGTTAAATTTTTTGTCAGCGGGGGAATTCAGGAAAATGAAGTACAAAGTTTGAATAAACTGGTAGAGGGCTATGGAATTGGGACATCTATCAGTAATGCGCAGGTCGTTGACTTTTCAATGGACATAGTGGAGCTGAATAGAGAACCTGTAGCTAAAAGAGGTAAATTTTCTGGGGCAAAACGGGTCCTTAGATGCTTAAAATGCGGTAAAGACTTAATTTTACCATTTAAAAAAGAATCTGAAATATGTGAATGCGGCGGAAGGTATGAAGACATTATTTATCCATTCATAGAAAGTCATAAAGTTATTCAAGAACTGCCAGGTCCTGGAAAAATCAGGGAATATGTTCTGGAGCAATTAGAGAACGTTGAAGATCTATAGATTTTTCGGATGAATTTGCGTATTTTCCAGCCAACAGCAGTAAAAATTGAGGGGCAAGTTATAACTTATTTAATCCTCTTTTCGATTTGATAATATTCTTTAATGTATCTATCTTTTATTTATTAAACCGGTTATCATATTTCAAAATGTCTACGGCTTTTAAAGCACTCGTTTCTTTATCTTTTATCTCGAGCATTATATCAAAATCAAAATTCCTTGTTTATTTTAAAAAATTTTTAAAATGATCTATATCTATTGATTTTATATGAGTCCCTTTAGTTTTCTCTGGATTTTGGGAGCTGTAATCAACTAAAGGTAATCCCTCTTTAGTTTTCCATGTTTTTGTAAAGTTTTCAAAACATCCTTCAAGGTCTTCGCCGGTGTTATTGAGTTCATGATGAAAATAATCAAATAAAACAGGAATTTTGGTTTGGTTACTTATTTCCAGACATTCTGAAAGGTTATAACTTTTCTCGTCATTTTCTATTACCAGTCTTCTTTTTATGTTTTTATCCAGATTTTGGTACCGTTATATAAATCTTTCCATACTCTTTTCTTTATTGCTGTAAACTCCCCCGACATGTACCTGCATTTTGGCGGTGCTGTCAAGATTTAAGATGTCAAAAACTTCACTGTGGTATTTAAGTTCATTTAATCCTCTTTCAAAAACATCAGTGTCATTAGAATTAACTACAACGAATTGAACAGGGTGCATTGAAATTCTTATACCATTTTCATGGATAAATTCACTTATTTCATTAAAATTATTCTTAAAATACTTTTTCCAGTCAAAATCCATTATTGGATGGGATGCAAAAGGAATAAGTCGCGAAGTAATCTTGAAAAAGAGTAAATCATTCTCAACGTTGAACTTTAACATCTTGAGAAGACATTCTAGATTATTTTGTGTTGTTTCAATGAGTTTTTCATGTGAATATGATTTTAAACGAAATGTTTTTGCCCCACTGCATTCTATTGTCCAGTTTAGGGCAGTATAACCTATCTTCATTGGACTGCTCCAAGATTAGATTATGGGCTAAATTTTTCTTTTTGACTCAATGAGGGCCTTTAATTTATCCATATCAACTTCTCTTTCATATAAATGAGTTTTTTCTTCCCAGTAAACTGATAAAATGTCTTCATAAGGTGTTTTATTGGGATTGATATATAAAATTCCAAGCGGGAATTTAAGATATTCTATGGCTTTTTTGAAGGCTTCACTCCGGTCATGGGGATCGTATGAGTCATCAAGGTAGTACACATTTTCTTTAAACCATTTGAATGTATTTATTTTGTTATATGTAACACAGGGTTGAAATACATCAACAAGGGAATATCCTCTTTTTGACAACCAATCTCACGTTTTTGACAGTACGGTTTATGTAATAACCAACAGTTTAAATAGATCTAAGTTTTTAAGTCTGTAATAAGATAATAAAAAAAATGGAGAGGTGAATATAAATGTTTAAAAAAAATGCTTTGATAGTGTTAATGATTGTTGTACTATTGTGCTCAGTAAATGCGGTCGCTGCGGCTCACTACTCAACGATCTATACTCATAATTGTCAAGGTAATTTAAAACTATTTAATGGGAATGGACAGCAGACTATGAATTGGGACTTCGGTACCAACCATCACCAGAGAATTATAACAGATGGTTGGAGGAGAATGTATATAAACCCGTTGGGATGGTTTAACCCAAATACAGATATAGCTTGGAATTATGTGCCTTCTGTGTTGGGTTTTTATATGAGAAGTGATGGGGGAATAGGTGTTTCTTGGTAGTGTTAATTAATATATTAACACTCTATTTTTAAGATCCTATTTTTTCAGCATTATAACAGATTTAATATATTGTTATCAGAATTGGGCAGCGGATCTCAAATTTTCAAATGAGGAAGTATATCATGTCATTTAAAAAGTTTATTTTAAAAAGTTCATTTAGAAAAAAATCAAGAACTCTATATCAATTATTAGGCATATCCATACCAATATTAATAATTCTTTTTTTTGCAATTAATATACAAACAAGCCAGGGATTGAATGAAAAATTCATACCTAATGAGGATATATTGATAGTAGGATCTGAGAATAATATTACTCAAGCTTCACTACCCATACGTGAAAGTTTAATAGATGAGCTAAAAAAAGATAATCGTATTGAAAATGTAGTTGGGTTAATTAGTGGTAGGTGCGATATTGAGGGTATTAATGGTACTGTGATGGGTGTTAATTCATCGGATACAGATTTCATGAAAATGATGCTTGCTAATGGCAGAAAATTTAATGATAATGAAAAAGAAGTAGTGTTATCTAACGATATTGCTGCGAAGTTAAATAAAACGGTTGGAGAATATGTTTTTATTAATAAAAATAAATATAAAATCGTTGGAGTAACTATTAAAATAAGTAAGAATGATGATAAATTTTACACTTCGTTAAAAAATGTTCAAGAATTTGAAACATTATATAATTTACCTATAGATTATAAAAACGGGTCTGTTGAAGAAATTCTTATTCAAACTAAAGAAGGTGTAAATAATATAGAAATTACCAAAGATTTAAAAAATCAATATATTAATGAAAATATTAGTATTATGGGTCCTACTGAAGAAGGAGAAAAAGATTACAACTATCAAGAGTTGGTAAATAAAATAATATTTATATTTGTTCCAACGATAATAGGGATTTTATTGACTTTAATTATTATGATGAAGTCCGTTGGTGATAGAACACGAGAAATTGGTGTTTTAAAGGCGATAGGTTGGAAATCGAGGAGAATTTTTGCAATGGTAATGAGTGAAACGTTCATAATATCCATAGTTTCATTTATATTTGCTTCGATAATTGCAATTTTAATAACTTTTGCTATATATCTGATGCATCCTTTTTATAGGATTGATTTCTTTAACTTCTTGGGAACCTTGTCATTTAAAACGTTTTTAAATACGTTTATGATTGTTGTTGTCATGGCTTTGTCAGGTGCATTATTACCTGCTATTAGGGCAAGTAGATTATCTCCAGCTGAAGCTGTAAAGGAGGAATAATAATAGCGGGTTGTGATTTACATGGTTAATGTCGTCGAGATTGAAAATTTATCAAAATATTATGAGAATGGGAATGTTAAAGCGTTAGATGGTATCAATTTAACAATTGAAGAAGGTGAATTTGTAGCCATTATGGGTCCATCGGGTTCTGGTAAATCAACACTGTTGAATATGATTGGTTCGTTGGATAGATCAGACAACGGGAAGATTGTTGTGGATGGTCATGATCTTTTATTAGAGAAAGATTTAAGTAATTTCCGTAGTGAAACCATTGGTTTTGTTTTTCAACTACACAACCTTCTTCCTATGTTGTCTTCACTTGAGAACATTGAACTTCCAACCTATGAATTAAAAATTTCATCAGATGAAAGAGAAAAAAGAGCTTCCAAATTATTGAAAAAAGTAGGTTTGGAAGATAAAGCTAAATTTTCTCCTAAAAAGTTGTCTGGTGGTGAAAGACAAAGAATTGCTGTTGCACGAGCACTTGTTAACAATCCATCCATCATTCTTGCTGATGAACCAACAGGTTCTTTAGATTCTGATAATTCTCAGAAAATTCTACAATTACTGAAGGATTTACACAAAGAAGAAAATATTACCTTAATAATCATAACCCATGATCCAAACATAGCACAACAGGCTGGAAGAATCGTTAATATTTTAGATGGAAAAATAGCAAATGGATAATTGATAAAAATTGATAGCCCATTTTATTGTAGTACATGCAAAATTTTAAAACTTATTGTCATGAACGAAGAGAATTAAGTCACTCCATTGTGTGTTCCTGATAAGGAGAAGTGTCTCACCTACAAAATCAAACTAGAAGCCACACCTTAGAGTTGAGTAATATTATATACATTCGGAGCAAAAGGCATTATAACAGCTTGTGCTATTAAAAAATCAATACGATTCTTAATAGACCTCGAATCATGAACGCCATACCTATTCATGATAAAATGACTAATATCCCGTCGACTCACTTGCACATGATCACCATACTCTGCTCTAAACTATTTTTTAAACTCAGCCAGACTACCCGTCTTAGTATCACTACCATTAACCTTTTTTCACTTTCCTTTTTGTTGTTGTAGGTATTGGTTATGGCTTGTCTTATGTGGTAGCTGATGGGGTTTTCTCCGGTTTGTTCTGCGTAGTTTCGCAGTTCTTTTAATTGTCTTTCTGACAACTTTAATGATATTTGCTTTTCGCCTTCGGTCGTTATACGACTATATTACAAAGCAGTAAAATTTCAATTATATGCATAAATGTAAACATCTTGCGTATTTAAACTCAAGTTTCGTTCCGAAAACCAGTTAAACAATAGATTCTCATCTTTATAATTCCATTCCAAGTTTTGCAACATTCCTAATTTCATTTTTTTGAGATCTAAAATTAGGTGTGAATTCCTGTCCATATAAAAATGTATGGTAGTTTGAAATCCTACGAGAAGCGTGTTATCTATTATCCACTAAAAGTTCTGCTTGTAAGTAGGACTAATAGTTGATAAGTCATTTCTGTATGGGGGCTATGTTCTTTTGGTGGACTTTAAGTGTTATGCATATCATCTTATAAGGAATAACTTTTAACATACTCCATTTAATTGGGTGTTAAATCTGTTAATTCCTCGCAAAAACAAAATTTGTGCCAGCTACACGGCCACTCTTGAAATGGGCGTCATACGTTAATTTTTATCTAATTTAAAGTTTTCGTTGCATAGAAATTGTTTAAATTTTATTATAAGTTATTTTGCTTTGTTTTTCATAAGATATTTAATGTTGTAATTTGGTTTCTTTTTCCGCAGCGAAAACTGTCAAAATCTCTCAAACCCGAAGGGTTTGGAGCGCGAAACAAAGTTTCGCAAGCTTCGATTTTGACGTTGAGGGAAACGAAGTTTCCCGAATCGCAAAACTTTCGAAAATCGTAGATTTTCGATGTTGCAAATCAAAGATTTGCAAACTTTCAGTTTTGCAGGCAGCAAAAACGTAGTTTTTGCTTGACTTGCTTTTTCGCGAGGCCGTCGAAAAATCTGTCAAAATTTTCAATTTTGACGCCGTAGGAAATTACATTTCCTCGGCCCCGAACATTTCATGTTCGTGGGCGACAAAAACTTTGTTTTTGTCAGCTTCGATTTTTCGGGCCGCAGAACTATCATTCTGCCGGATTTTTTTGATCAATCCCGGCAAAAATCTTCGATTTTTGAGCGGTTGATCAGAACTTTTCTGTTAAATATTCTTTATTTATTCATAAAAATATAATTTTTAGATTTTCCTTTTTGATCTAATGAGATTCTTTAATTTCTCCATATCGACATCTCTTTCATATAAGGGTGTATCTTCTTCATTGTAAACTGTTAAAATATCTTCATAAGGTGTTTTATTTGGATTAATGTATAAAACTCCAAGTGGGAATTTAAGATATTCTATGGCTTTTTTGAAGGCTTCACTCCTATTGTGGGGGTCATATGAGTCATCAAGATAGTACACATTTTCTTTAAACCATTTGAATGTATTTATTTTGTTATATGTAACACAGGGTTGGAATACATCGACAAGGGAATATCCTTTGTGTTCAATTGCTTTTTTAAAGATTTCTTTCATATGATTCATATCTCCTGCAAATGTCCTGGCAACAAAAGATGCATCAAGGCCAATTGCAATAGATAGTGGATTAAAAGGTTCTAAAGATACGCCTTCAACCTGCAGCGGTGTTTTAAAATCTTTTTGAGTGGTTGGTGACGCTTGGCCTTTGGTCAGACCGTAAACCATGTTGTTGTGCACTATAGTAGTTATATCTGGATTTCGACGGATTGTGTGCATGAAATGGTTTCCACCTTCTCCATACATATCTCCATCACCTGTTGTAACTATCACTTTAAGGCCCTTATTTACGGCTTTTATTGCAGTTGCAGGAGAAGCTGCCCTGCCGTGAAGGCTGTTATATGTGTTGGATTTAAGGTAGTGGGGAAGTTTCCCGGCTTGACCAATTCCAGATACAAGTACAAGCTCGCGGGAATCTATTTCAAGCTCAGCAAGAGCCATTTTCAATGTCCTGAGAATTGAAAAGTCCCCACAACCAGGACACCACGCAACATCTGCATTTCGAACATCAAAGACTTTTGGATCCATTATAATCCCCCTGTGACGCTTTTTAAGGTTTCTATAACTTCTTCAACTGAAAAAGGCATTCCATTATATTTCAGTGATTTTTCACCAATTTCAAAGCCAGTTTCCATTTTTATGAGATTTGCAAACTGCCCCTGGGCATTATTTTCAAAAATAATTGTTTTTTTGGCTTTTTCAAGATAGTTCTTAGTTTCCCTGTGTAGTGGATAAACCTGCTTGAAATATAAAAAGGCAGTTTTATCATTTTTCAGGTTATCTAATGCCTCTTTTATAGCACCATATGTAGAGCCCCAACCTATGGCCAGAATATCATAATCTGAAGGCCCTATAAGTTCTGGAGGAATTACATCTTCTTCAATTCCTTTAAGCTTTTTATAAAGGCGTTTTTCTACCATTCTATTTCTGAGATTGAGGTCTTCGGTTATGTGCCCTTCTTCATCGTGTTCATCTGAATCAACGACTACAAGTCCATCTCCATATCCTGGAACTCCTCTTGGAGATATTCCATTTTCAGTTATTTCATATCTTTTGTAGTTTTCATCTGTTTTAACGATATATTTCTGGAATTTTACTTCATCCAGGTTAAGGTCAGGTAAATTGTAGTATATGTCTGCAAAATACTGGTCGGAGAGTATAAAAACAGGGATTTGGTGTTTGTCTGCAAGGTTAAATGCATGGTGTGTTAAATAAAATGCATCTTCGAATTTTCCGGGGGCAAAAATTGCCCTTGGAGTTTCACCTGGGGCAGAATAAAGGGCAAGTTTAAGATCTTCCTGTGCAGTTCGTGTAGGTAGCCCAACTGCAGGGCCTGGGCGCTGGGCAAGGTATATAACTAGGGGAGTTTCAATCATCCCTGATAGTCCTACAGCTTCACTCATGAGTGCAAATCCACTTCCTGAAGTTGCTACAACTGATCTTGCACCGGCATAAGAGGCCCCTAGCCCCATATTTATTGCAGCTATTTCATCTTCGGCCTGTTCAAAAATCATACCAAATTCTGTTGAATTTCCGGCAATGAAAGTTTGAAGAGGGGTAGAAGGTGTCATGGGATACGAGGACATGAATTTACAGCCCCCTGCAATGCAGCCAAAACCTACTACTTCTGTGCCGTTTAATAAAAGCTCATCTCGTATTTGGGGGTCTTTTTTAATGTTAATATTGAATTTACCAGAGTTTATAATGTCTTCTCCAACTTTATAACCTTCTTCACCAGCTTTAAGGTCGCCTTCCAGTATTTTCTCGCCTTTCCGTCCAAACATGGCATTTATACATTCATCAAATGTTTCCTTGTCTATATTTAAAATTCTTGAAAGCGCACCTGCAGCAATGATGTTTGCAAATATGGGCCCTCCAATAGCTTTAGCAGTTTTTAAAAATGGAATTTTTATCAGGGAGGGTATTTCTATATCTTTTAAAGTGTCTTCATCTCCCATTATAATTGTGTCATCAGATATTCTATCTTTAAGGTGATCTATGGCTCCTCTGCTGATTGCAATGAGGATATCTATCCTGTTAACATAAGTCATTACTCTATTTGAGGATACCCTTATTTCAGTGGAGTTTTCTCCACCTCTTATTCGTGACATGTACTCTTTTGAGGAGAAAACATTGTATCCTCCGAGCTTGACTGCCTGCACAAGTATTTCCTCGACAGTTTGTATTCCCTGCCCTGCCTCACCACACAGGACTATGGAGACATCTTCTTTTAAAGATTCAGACATGGTTTATCACCACTTAAGTAATAAGATTCATGCAATTCATCGTAAATATATATTGGTTGAATTTTACTTAAGTTTTGGCATTTACCTTATCTAAAAAGTTTAATCATGTAGAATCTAAAAATAACAGTTTAAAATAAGATATTTTAAATTAAATTTTATAAAATAAAATTAAAAAGAAAAAAAGGGATTAAATTTAACTTAGATTATCCCTTACCCATTTTGCTCCAGCTTCAAGTATTTCGAGGTTAACTGGAATCAATTTTGGCTTTTTAGAGAAGGTATGTTTTATGGCATCTTTAAATACTTCTTCTGGAAGTTCAGTGTATCCAAGAGCCATTAAAACTCCAAGTAAAACGGTATTGCCCGCTCTTTTGACTCCATGCTCTTTTGCAATCTTAAATGCAGGAACAGAAATAGCCTCAATACCTTCGGGGGCTTTAAAGTACCCTATTGATGAATCATAGATAATTAAACCACCATCTCTTACTTCACCTACAAATTCTTCCAGTGAAGGTTTATTTAGAGCTACAAGAACATCAACCTCATTAACTACTGGAGAACCTATTACTTCACCTGACATAATTACCGCACAGTTGGATGATCCTCCTCTCTGTTCAGGTCCGTAGGCAGGGTAATATGATACGTAGTGCTGTGCTTTCATCCCTGCTTCTGCAAGGGTTAAACCCATACTTAAAACACCTTGACCACCAAATCCTGCGATTTTAACCCGTTTTTCTCCAAAATCAGGGTTATTTATGGCAGCTCCTGTGCTTTCACTTCCAATATTAAATAGTTTGTTGAGTGATTCCTTTGAAAAGTCACTTTTACCCCTGCAAAGAGGTTCTACTTCTTTAGTTCTATCTCTAAATCTTTTAAGAGGAAACTCTTTTTCCATCTCTTCGTTAATGAATTTTTCCGCGCCGAGAGCGTCTTGTCTGAGGTTAGTTGGGCATGGTGAAAGGAATTCAACAAATGCATATCCTTTGTTTTCTTTCTGTATCCTGAGCGCTTTTTTAACGGCTATTTTTGCTTTTCTTATGTGTTTAACATCTGAAAGCGAAACTCTTTCAATAAATACGGGTGCATTGAGGTTATCTAGAAGTTCACACATGTGAAGTGGGTAACCTGCAAATCTTGGATCTCTTCCAGTAGGACAGGTTACAGTGACTTCTCCAATGAGAGTGGTAGGTGCCATCTGCCCTCCAGTCATTCCATAAACAGTGTTGTTTACGAAAAAGACTGCAAGTTTTTCCCCACGGTTTGCAGCTTGAATTGTTTCGTTAAGTCCAATTGAGGCTAAATCTCCATCTCCTTGATACAGCATTGCAATTGCATTATCTTCTGCCCTTGTAATTCCTGTTGCAACAGCGGGAGCTCTTCCGTGAGCTACCTGTACATTTCCGCAGTCAAAATAATAATACGCAAATACTGCACAACCTACTGGGCTTATAAGTACGGCTCTATCTTCTATTTCGAGCTCATCTAGGGCTTCTCCAATGAGCTTGTGTAAAATCCCATGGCCGCAGCCTGGACAGTAATGTGTTGCTGTGGGTGCGCTGCCTCCTTTCCTTTCAAATGTGTCGAGGATGGACTCCGGCTTTTTAATGATTTTTTCTTCCATTTTATTCCCCTCCAAAAATATTTTCAATATTTTTGTCGTTCAGGAAATTCTTGGAATTTCCTTCAATCCCCGCAACTTCTTTTATTTTATTTAAAACATCACGGGGTTCTATAATGTTTCCGCCCATTCTATTTACAAGTTCTACATCCTTGCATTCAATTGCCATTTTAATGTCTTCACGCATCTGCCCGTTGCTCATTTCGACAGATATGAACTTGGGATTCTTGG
This window of the Methanobacterium veterum genome carries:
- a CDS encoding ABC transporter permease, producing MSFKKFILKSSFRKKSRTLYQLLGISIPILIILFFAINIQTSQGLNEKFIPNEDILIVGSENNITQASLPIRESLIDELKKDNRIENVVGLISGRCDIEGINGTVMGVNSSDTDFMKMMLANGRKFNDNEKEVVLSNDIAAKLNKTVGEYVFINKNKYKIVGVTIKISKNDDKFYTSLKNVQEFETLYNLPIDYKNGSVEEILIQTKEGVNNIEITKDLKNQYINENISIMGPTEEGEKDYNYQELVNKIIFIFVPTIIGILLTLIIMMKSVGDRTREIGVLKAIGWKSRRIFAMVMSETFIISIVSFIFASIIAILITFAIYLMHPFYRIDFFNFLGTLSFKTFLNTFMIVVVMALSGALLPAIRASRLSPAEAVKEE
- a CDS encoding nicotinate phosphoribosyltransferase, whose translation is MFHVAEENEIMDGKVTDVYFNRTLEILKQKDVNCRVKAEFAAKSLPEGYEWAVLAGLEEVINLLKDLPVNVRAMKEGTIFYPNQPVLEIEGNYQDFCVYETAILGLLCQATGIATKAARYKKLAGERLVMSFGARRMHPVIAPMIERSAYIGGCDGVSVIKSGEIVGEDPLGTIPHALVICIGSTVESIKAFDDVIDPSVNRVALIDTFNDEKFECLNVAEAMGEKLYAVRFDTPSSRRGDFYRILEEARWELDLRGFGSVKFFVSGGIQENEVQSLNKLVEGYGIGTSISNAQVVDFSMDIVELNREPVAKRGKFSGAKRVLRCLKCGKDLILPFKKESEICECGGRYEDIIYPFIESHKVIQELPGPGKIREYVLEQLENVEDL
- a CDS encoding ABC transporter ATP-binding protein → MVNVVEIENLSKYYENGNVKALDGINLTIEEGEFVAIMGPSGSGKSTLLNMIGSLDRSDNGKIVVDGHDLLLEKDLSNFRSETIGFVFQLHNLLPMLSSLENIELPTYELKISSDEREKRASKLLKKVGLEDKAKFSPKKLSGGERQRIAVARALVNNPSIILADEPTGSLDSDNSQKILQLLKDLHKEENITLIIITHDPNIAQQAGRIVNILDGKIANG
- a CDS encoding ATP-binding protein translates to MNKLTVPAKIENLQKVMDFLGDQLDSVDYVMKARLQLELSIEEAYVNIVNYAYGLEEGEVIICCNVGESPLKVTMQFIDYGKQYNPLENEDPDISLNAEEKEIGGLGIFLIKKNVDDISYRYCDGKNILTIQKKLNDF
- a CDS encoding PP2C family protein-serine/threonine phosphatase, with protein sequence MKNLENIKSKVILLALCSAVIFIMKFIFHYFFPGIPISELGPASALPPVLGLMFGVWGAAGVAIGYSVSELAAGSSPEIYGISFFIQFLYAYIPYKLWYTLNWDETTTLPRLDTVKHLVKFVVIMFINAAVMAGLLGFLMDGLGLYDLVSLTTLIFAVNNFDFSIMFGTLILIGANFYGISMYKPKKVKKTRVPPKIFDLIAVLVVVISIGNGIYSAFTDPNIWGWIAGVITYSLVLIYVFRPITSEIRERATEIKMSLTENLIVIFIIMGAIIAILTGIRSLFIVSAMTNLQFWDSVYLNITLILSVFYIASIAFLWYIERNISTPIESISDIVKNYVSDSGGIRNNDAIISKCEQYTAQKSEVGILAASFQKMAMDLEIYVKNLKSVTAEKERINTELNVAKKIQEDMLPRKFPAFPERNEFDVYAMNIPAKEVGGDFYDFFLIDEGHLAIVIADVSGKGVPAALFMVVAKTLIKNHAQLGKSPAEVFTAVNNQLCEGNDENMFVTAWMGILEIETGKFTYVNAGHNPPLLKHAGKNYVWLKSKPGFVLAGMEDINYHQNAIALEPGDRVYLYTDGVTEASNINDELFGDSRLLQIMNDKKDIGLKELVSYVKEKVDVFAGEREQFDDITMLVMEYKK
- a CDS encoding thiamine pyrophosphate-dependent enzyme, yielding MDPKVFDVRNADVAWCPGCGDFSILRTLKMALAELEIDSRELVLVSGIGQAGKLPHYLKSNTYNSLHGRAASPATAIKAVNKGLKVIVTTGDGDMYGEGGNHFMHTIRRNPDITTIVHNNMVYGLTKGQASPTTQKDFKTPLQVEGVSLEPFNPLSIAIGLDASFVARTFAGDMNHMKEIFKKAIEHKGYSLVDVFQPCVTYNKINTFKWFKENVYYLDDSYDPHNRSEAFKKAIEYLKFPLGVLYINPNKTPYEDILTVYNEEDTPLYERDVDMEKLKNLIRSKRKI